One Bradyrhizobium sp. CCGB12 genomic window carries:
- a CDS encoding DUF1285 domain-containing protein, whose protein sequence is MANQGQSADRGLEGLTAAAKSAANAEGAKKGLPPVHLWNPPFCGDLDIRIASDGTWFYMGTPIGRHALVRLFSTILKREGDKHFLVTPVEKVGIRVDDAPFMAVEMLKAGEGRDRVLSFRTNVDDWVTCDAAHRLRFEPAKDGGLTPYLHVRADLWAKVTRALYYDLVDMGEQRMVDGQPMFGVESAGEFFAMADAEQVRAAL, encoded by the coding sequence ATGGCGAACCAAGGGCAGAGTGCCGATCGCGGTCTTGAGGGGCTGACGGCCGCCGCCAAAAGTGCTGCCAACGCCGAAGGCGCCAAGAAGGGCCTGCCGCCGGTGCATCTGTGGAATCCGCCGTTTTGCGGAGATCTCGATATCCGAATCGCCTCCGATGGTACTTGGTTCTACATGGGGACACCAATCGGCCGTCACGCGCTGGTGCGGCTGTTCTCGACCATCCTCAAGCGCGAGGGCGACAAGCACTTCCTGGTCACGCCGGTGGAGAAGGTCGGCATTCGCGTCGATGACGCGCCGTTCATGGCGGTCGAGATGCTGAAGGCCGGCGAGGGCCGCGATCGCGTGCTGAGCTTCCGTACCAATGTCGACGATTGGGTCACCTGCGATGCCGCGCACCGGTTGCGCTTCGAGCCGGCGAAGGACGGCGGGCTGACGCCCTATCTGCATGTCCGCGCCGATCTCTGGGCTAAGGTCACCCGCGCGCTCTATTACGATCTGGTTGACATGGGCGAGCAGCGGATGGTCGATGGCCAGCCGATGTTCGGCGTCGAGTCGGCCGGCGAATTCTTCGCCATGGCCGATGCGGAGCAGGTGAGGGCCGCGCTTTGA
- a CDS encoding MoxR family ATPase, whose protein sequence is MAESVEKLEDGIVRSAEQVSSEIRAAKEAIGSVIFGQDRVIENTLVTILSGGHALLIGVPGLAKTKLVETLGVTLGLDAKRIQFTPDLMPSDILGAEVLDESTAGKRAFRFISGPVFAQLLMADEINRASPRTQSALLQAMQEQHITVAGARHDLPKPFHVLATQNPLEQEGTYPLPEAQLDRFLMEIDVDYPDRDAERRILFETTGAEETLAKGSMSADALITAQRLVRRLPVGDSVVEAILSLVRSARPGPDAGEAGKFIAWGPGPRASQSLMLAVRARALIDGRLAPSIDDVLDLAEPVLKHRMALTFQARAEGRTIPDVIRQLKTRIG, encoded by the coding sequence ATGGCGGAGAGTGTCGAGAAACTCGAGGACGGAATCGTCCGTTCGGCCGAGCAGGTGTCGAGCGAGATTCGTGCGGCGAAGGAGGCGATCGGCTCCGTCATCTTCGGCCAGGACCGCGTGATCGAGAACACCCTCGTCACCATCCTCTCCGGCGGCCATGCGCTGCTGATCGGCGTGCCGGGTCTGGCCAAGACCAAGCTGGTCGAGACGCTCGGCGTCACGCTCGGTCTGGACGCCAAGCGCATCCAGTTCACGCCCGACCTGATGCCGTCGGACATTCTCGGCGCCGAGGTGTTAGATGAGAGCACCGCGGGCAAGCGCGCCTTCCGCTTCATTTCCGGTCCCGTGTTCGCGCAGCTCCTGATGGCCGACGAGATCAATCGCGCCAGCCCGCGCACGCAATCGGCGCTGCTCCAGGCCATGCAGGAGCAGCACATCACGGTTGCGGGTGCGCGCCACGATCTGCCCAAGCCCTTCCACGTGCTTGCCACGCAAAACCCGCTGGAGCAGGAAGGCACCTATCCGCTGCCCGAGGCGCAGCTCGACCGCTTCCTGATGGAGATCGACGTCGACTATCCCGATCGCGATGCCGAGCGCCGCATCCTGTTCGAGACCACCGGAGCCGAGGAGACGTTGGCGAAGGGATCGATGAGCGCGGATGCGCTGATCACCGCGCAACGGCTGGTCCGCCGCCTGCCGGTGGGCGATTCCGTCGTCGAAGCCATCCTGTCGCTGGTGCGCTCGGCCCGTCCGGGACCGGACGCCGGCGAAGCCGGCAAGTTCATTGCCTGGGGCCCCGGCCCGCGCGCCAGCCAATCCCTGATGCTCGCCGTGCGCGCGCGTGCGCTGATCGACGGGCGCCTCGCGCCCTCGATCGACGACGTGCTCGACCTCGCCGAGCCGGTGCTGAAGCACCGCATGGCGCTGACCTTCCAGGCACGCGCCGAGGGACGCACAATTCCGGACGTGATCCGGCAGTTGAAGACACGGATCGGTTGA
- a CDS encoding DUF2946 domain-containing protein: protein MKWFRSNIRHGARLALFAMLVQFALTFGHTHWAVHAAPLAQSSLQQTDGANGVAAIDRAAVRKQSPSSPDREHPGDDHCAICAVVAMAGTIVFATPPVLLLPQAIDLLYRTTDAEFIHLKSAGTAFQPRAPPAS, encoded by the coding sequence ATGAAGTGGTTCCGGTCGAATATCAGGCACGGCGCCCGGCTCGCGTTGTTCGCGATGCTGGTGCAGTTCGCGCTGACGTTCGGCCATACCCACTGGGCCGTGCACGCCGCGCCCCTCGCCCAATCGTCGCTGCAGCAGACCGACGGTGCCAATGGCGTTGCTGCGATCGACCGCGCCGCGGTCCGCAAGCAGTCGCCCTCAAGCCCCGACCGCGAGCATCCGGGCGACGACCATTGCGCGATCTGCGCCGTCGTCGCGATGGCGGGCACGATCGTGTTCGCGACGCCGCCGGTGCTGCTGCTGCCGCAGGCGATCGACCTGCTCTATCGCACCACAGACGCCGAATTCATCCATCTGAAATCGGCCGGCACGGCGTTCCAGCCCCGCGCCCCTCCCGCGTCCTGA
- a CDS encoding CCA tRNA nucleotidyltransferase — protein MSAEPLLADAPWLTAGGTARVLQLLDADGEEARVVGGAVRNALLGLVPGDIDIATTALPDEVMRRAKAAGIKSVPTGIDHGTVTLVIDGHPYEVTTLREDTETFGRKAKVAFGRDWVKDAERRDFTMNGLSVDAAGVVHDHVGGIADARARCVRFIGDPDQRIAEDYLRILRFFRIHAAFGVGEPDRDGYLACIRGRAGLASLSAERVRMEMLKLLMAGGASAAVLAMAEGGLLQTLIGGVAYTGPLAAMITIERELGLAASSTRRLAALTVAVTEDAKRLAVRMRLSNAETKALDSMGHRWWRLATKDEANARRLLYRLGAERYHDRVLLAWSRASGDIGSLRWRALAELPQRWTAPKFPLKAADFIARGLAEGPALGHVLTLAEDAWLAADFPLEEAALASIADQAAARVSRDERT, from the coding sequence ATGAGCGCGGAGCCGTTACTCGCCGATGCGCCCTGGCTGACCGCAGGCGGGACCGCGCGCGTCCTGCAATTGCTGGACGCGGATGGCGAGGAGGCGCGGGTGGTCGGCGGCGCGGTGCGCAACGCGCTGCTCGGTCTCGTGCCCGGGGACATCGACATCGCGACCACCGCATTGCCGGACGAGGTGATGCGACGCGCCAAGGCCGCCGGCATCAAGAGCGTGCCGACCGGCATCGACCATGGCACCGTCACGCTCGTCATCGACGGGCATCCCTATGAGGTGACGACGCTGCGCGAGGACACCGAAACCTTCGGCCGCAAGGCCAAGGTCGCGTTCGGCCGCGACTGGGTGAAGGATGCCGAGCGGCGCGACTTCACCATGAACGGCCTGTCGGTCGATGCGGCAGGTGTCGTCCACGACCATGTCGGCGGGATCGCGGATGCGCGAGCACGCTGCGTGCGCTTCATCGGCGATCCCGACCAGCGCATCGCCGAGGATTATTTGCGCATCCTGCGCTTCTTCCGCATCCACGCTGCCTTCGGCGTCGGCGAGCCCGACCGCGACGGCTATCTCGCCTGCATCCGTGGACGCGCGGGCCTTGCCAGCCTCTCGGCCGAGCGGGTGCGCATGGAGATGCTCAAGCTGCTGATGGCCGGCGGCGCATCCGCAGCCGTGTTGGCTATGGCCGAGGGCGGATTGCTGCAGACGCTGATCGGCGGCGTCGCCTATACCGGGCCGCTGGCCGCGATGATCACGATCGAGCGCGAGCTTGGCCTTGCTGCCAGCAGCACGCGGCGCCTTGCCGCGCTGACGGTCGCGGTGACCGAAGATGCCAAGCGCCTCGCGGTGCGCATGAGGCTCTCCAATGCCGAGACCAAGGCGCTGGATTCGATGGGGCATCGCTGGTGGCGCTTGGCCACCAAGGACGAGGCCAATGCACGGCGGCTGCTCTACCGGCTTGGCGCGGAGCGCTATCACGATCGCGTGTTGCTGGCCTGGTCGCGGGCGAGTGGCGACATCGGATCGTTGCGCTGGCGTGCGCTCGCCGAGCTGCCGCAACGCTGGACTGCGCCGAAATTTCCGCTGAAGGCTGCCGATTTCATCGCGCGCGGATTGGCGGAAGGTCCCGCGCTCGGACATGTGTTGACGCTCGCCGAGGACGCTTGGCTTGCGGCGGATTTTCCACTAGAGGAAGCCGCGCTCGCTTCCATCGCCGATCAAGCAGCGGCACGCGTCAGCCGCGACGAGAGAACGTGA
- a CDS encoding TonB-dependent receptor, with protein sequence MSFQLRRVQRLGGASLLLLGAAATSAFAQEPAQAPAQDKSSTEIPAVTVTAPSPIVRRAVVPTRKPVRVARGANTRNRERAADAAPATAAPAAAPQQGVLPIVTNQFATVTVVPNEEIRREGGGQLGDLLFSKPGITGSSFAPGASSRPIIRGLDVNRVGIVENGTNANGASDLGEDHFVPIDPLATNQVEVVRGPAALRYGSTSIGGVVSATNSRIPDAMPACAPSFQTYGLPTKAPLATAETSPCVTAETRTAFSSVDRGVESGVLLDTSGGNFAFHADAYGRTTSDYSIPSYPYLNDQSRPVNGRQPNSATRSDGASIGGSYFFQGGYIGASITQNDSLYHIPGIDGADHNTRIDAHQTKINVKGEYHPDAAAIDAVRFWAGATDYRHNEIGLADPADPNSDGVRQTFTNKEQEIRTEVQLMPFNARFAEVTTALGFQVGHQELTAPSPDNPGTLFNGLWDPNNSTRVAAYAFNEFKFTEATRAQIAGRIEHVELHGTTPDFPADYLPDGTPQAAIARNPSFTPKSGSIGLLQDLPGGMVGSITAQYVERAPKAAELFSRGGHDATATFDIGNPNLTIETAKSVELGVRRATGPFRFEATVYYTHFDNFIYRRLTGVMCDDDFASCGTPGAELNQAVYSQRNANFRGGEFQSQLDVGAFQGGIWGIENQLDFVRATFSDGTNVPRIPPLRMGGGLFWRDDNWLMRVNLLHAFAQDNVAVIAETPTAGYNLLKAEVSYKTKLDRNWFGAREMMAGIVGNNLLNENIRNSVSYTKDEVLMPGIGVRAFANFKF encoded by the coding sequence ATGTCATTTCAATTGCGACGCGTGCAGCGTCTCGGCGGAGCAAGCCTGCTCCTGCTCGGCGCCGCCGCTACATCCGCGTTCGCGCAAGAGCCCGCCCAAGCGCCCGCCCAGGACAAATCGTCGACCGAGATCCCTGCCGTCACCGTGACGGCGCCGAGCCCGATCGTGCGCCGAGCGGTGGTTCCTACCCGCAAACCCGTCCGCGTCGCGCGCGGCGCGAACACGCGCAATCGCGAGCGCGCGGCGGACGCCGCGCCAGCGACTGCGGCGCCCGCCGCCGCACCTCAGCAGGGCGTGCTGCCAATCGTGACCAACCAGTTCGCGACGGTCACGGTGGTGCCGAACGAGGAGATCCGCCGCGAGGGCGGCGGTCAGCTCGGCGACCTCCTGTTCTCAAAACCCGGCATCACCGGCTCGAGCTTCGCGCCCGGCGCCTCCAGCCGGCCCATCATACGCGGCCTCGACGTCAACCGCGTCGGCATCGTCGAGAACGGCACCAATGCGAACGGCGCCTCAGATCTCGGTGAGGACCATTTCGTTCCGATCGATCCGCTCGCGACCAATCAGGTCGAGGTGGTGCGCGGGCCCGCCGCGCTGCGCTACGGCTCGACCTCGATCGGCGGCGTCGTCAGCGCCACCAACAGCCGGATTCCGGACGCGATGCCTGCTTGCGCGCCGTCGTTCCAGACCTACGGCCTGCCGACCAAGGCCCCGCTCGCGACGGCGGAAACATCGCCTTGCGTCACCGCCGAGACCCGCACCGCCTTCAGCTCGGTCGATCGCGGCGTCGAAAGCGGCGTGCTGCTCGACACCAGCGGCGGCAATTTTGCCTTCCATGCCGACGCCTATGGCCGCACGACCTCGGACTACAGCATTCCGAGCTATCCCTATCTGAACGACCAGTCGCGCCCCGTGAACGGCCGTCAGCCCAACTCGGCGACGCGTTCGGACGGCGCCTCGATCGGCGGCTCCTACTTCTTCCAGGGCGGCTATATCGGCGCGTCGATCACGCAGAACGACTCGCTCTACCACATCCCCGGCATCGACGGCGCCGACCACAACACGCGGATCGACGCGCACCAGACCAAGATCAACGTCAAGGGCGAATACCATCCCGACGCCGCCGCGATCGACGCGGTCCGCTTCTGGGCCGGCGCGACCGACTACCGTCACAACGAGATCGGTCTTGCCGATCCCGCCGATCCCAACAGCGACGGCGTGCGCCAGACCTTCACCAACAAGGAGCAGGAGATCCGCACCGAGGTGCAGCTGATGCCGTTCAACGCCCGCTTCGCCGAGGTGACGACGGCGCTGGGCTTCCAGGTCGGCCATCAGGAACTGACCGCGCCGAGCCCGGACAATCCCGGCACGCTGTTCAACGGCCTGTGGGACCCCAACAACAGCACGCGCGTTGCTGCTTACGCCTTCAACGAGTTCAAGTTCACGGAGGCGACGCGGGCGCAGATCGCCGGCCGCATCGAGCATGTCGAGCTGCATGGCACGACGCCTGACTTCCCCGCCGATTACCTGCCCGACGGCACGCCGCAGGCCGCGATCGCGCGCAATCCGTCCTTCACGCCGAAGAGCGGCAGCATCGGTCTGTTGCAGGACCTGCCGGGCGGCATGGTCGGCAGCATCACTGCGCAATATGTCGAGCGCGCGCCGAAGGCGGCCGAGCTGTTTTCACGCGGTGGCCACGACGCGACGGCGACGTTCGACATCGGCAATCCGAATCTCACCATCGAGACGGCGAAATCGGTCGAGCTCGGCGTGCGCAGGGCGACGGGACCGTTCCGGTTCGAGGCGACCGTCTACTACACGCACTTCGACAATTTCATCTATCGCCGCCTCACGGGCGTGATGTGCGACGACGACTTTGCGTCCTGCGGCACGCCGGGCGCGGAGCTGAACCAGGCCGTCTACTCGCAACGCAATGCGAACTTCCGCGGCGGCGAATTCCAGTCGCAGCTCGACGTCGGCGCCTTCCAGGGCGGCATCTGGGGCATCGAGAACCAGCTCGACTTCGTTCGTGCCACCTTCTCCGACGGCACCAACGTGCCGCGGATTCCGCCGCTCAGAATGGGCGGCGGCCTGTTCTGGCGCGACGACAACTGGTTGATGCGCGTCAACCTGCTGCACGCCTTCGCGCAGGACAACGTTGCCGTGATCGCGGAGACGCCGACGGCGGGCTACAATCTGTTGAAGGCCGAGGTCAGCTACAAGACCAAGCTCGACCGCAATTGGTTCGGTGCACGCGAGATGATGGCCGGCATCGTCGGCAACAACCTGCTCAACGAGAACATCCGCAACTCGGTGTCCTACACCAAGGACGAGGTGTTGATGCCCGGCATCGGCGTGCGGGCATTCGCGAACTTCAAGTTCTGA
- a CDS encoding DUF58 domain-containing protein, protein MAAENGHTAKEIIAIRRADGESRTLAASLPRLVLEARRIAANVIHGLHGRRRAGSGENFWQYRRFVSGEPAQNVDWRRSARDDHLYVRELEWEASHTVWIWPDRSPSMAFASKTARESKLERTLIVAFALAELLVSGGERVGIPGLMAPTASRSVIDKMAQAMLHDDADRLSLPPSFVPAALAEIIVLSDFWSPISEIKTTLAGLSGSGAHGTMVQIVDPAEESFPYSGRVEFVEPEGFGVITAGRAETWAQDYTARLALHREQIRAETTKLDWLFATHATDRSAAELLLFLHAGMQVSKSGARITTIKAGPAA, encoded by the coding sequence ATGGCGGCAGAGAACGGGCACACGGCGAAGGAGATCATCGCGATTCGACGTGCCGATGGCGAAAGCCGCACGCTCGCCGCTTCGCTGCCGCGCCTGGTGCTCGAGGCCCGCCGTATCGCCGCCAACGTAATCCACGGCCTGCACGGCCGGCGCCGCGCCGGCTCCGGCGAAAATTTCTGGCAATATCGCCGCTTCGTCTCCGGCGAGCCGGCGCAGAATGTCGACTGGCGCCGATCGGCCCGTGACGACCATCTCTATGTCCGCGAGCTCGAATGGGAAGCCTCGCACACGGTCTGGATCTGGCCCGACCGCTCGCCGTCGATGGCGTTCGCCTCGAAGACCGCGCGCGAATCCAAGCTCGAACGCACGCTGATCGTCGCCTTCGCCCTGGCCGAGCTGCTGGTGTCCGGCGGTGAACGCGTCGGCATTCCCGGGCTGATGGCGCCGACCGCGAGCCGCAGCGTCATCGACAAGATGGCGCAGGCGATGCTGCATGACGATGCCGACCGGCTGAGCCTGCCGCCGTCCTTCGTGCCTGCGGCGCTGGCCGAGATCATCGTGCTGTCGGATTTCTGGTCGCCGATATCCGAGATCAAGACGACGCTCGCCGGGCTCTCCGGCTCGGGCGCGCATGGCACGATGGTGCAGATCGTCGATCCCGCCGAGGAGTCGTTCCCCTATTCCGGCCGCGTCGAGTTCGTCGAGCCGGAAGGCTTTGGCGTGATCACCGCCGGCCGTGCCGAGACCTGGGCGCAGGATTACACCGCACGCCTCGCACTGCACCGCGAGCAGATCCGCGCCGAGACCACCAAGCTCGACTGGCTGTTCGCGACGCACGCGACCGACCGTTCGGCCGCCGAACTGCTGTTGTTCCTGCATGCCGGCATGCAGGTGAGCAAGTCGGGCGCCCGCATCACGACGATCAAGGCGGGGCCGGCCGCATGA
- a CDS encoding CoA pyrophosphatase, giving the protein MNKPILKNDPVAIGAADFFARSRARLDFDVPPGLYDPNIIPTSGDPGTDKMLEIIAREQPVRPAAVLIAVVDHPEPTILLTQRSAHLNDHAGQIAFPGGKIDATDSSPLDAALREAEEEVGLSRDFVEPIGYLDLYGTAFGFRILPTVARVRPGFSLTINHSEVDDAFEVPLSFLMNPVNHQVHSKEFRGMERSYYAMPFAERYIWGATAGMLRVLYERIYSS; this is encoded by the coding sequence TTGAACAAGCCTATCCTGAAGAACGATCCGGTCGCCATTGGCGCGGCGGATTTCTTTGCCCGCTCCAGGGCCAGGCTCGATTTCGACGTTCCGCCCGGCCTGTATGATCCGAACATCATTCCGACCTCGGGCGATCCCGGCACCGACAAGATGCTCGAGATCATCGCGCGCGAGCAGCCGGTGCGGCCGGCGGCGGTCCTGATCGCGGTGGTCGACCATCCCGAGCCGACCATCCTGTTGACGCAGCGCTCGGCACATCTCAACGACCACGCCGGCCAGATCGCCTTTCCCGGCGGCAAGATCGACGCGACCGATTCCTCGCCGCTCGATGCCGCGCTGCGTGAGGCCGAGGAGGAGGTCGGGCTGTCCAGAGACTTCGTCGAGCCGATCGGCTATCTCGACCTCTACGGCACCGCCTTCGGCTTCCGCATCCTGCCGACGGTCGCAAGGGTCAGGCCGGGCTTTTCGCTCACCATCAACCATTCCGAGGTTGATGACGCATTCGAAGTCCCGCTATCCTTCCTGATGAACCCGGTGAACCACCAGGTGCATAGCAAGGAATTCCGCGGCATGGAGCGCTCCTATTACGCGATGCCGTTCGCGGAGCGCTACATCTGGGGGGCGACGGCCGGTATGCTGCGCGTGCTTTATGAGCGGATCTATTCATCATGA
- a CDS encoding DUF4159 domain-containing protein codes for MMGLPLAFTEPLLLIGMVSLPVLWWLLRVMPPRPRRIEFPPTRLLFDIAPREETPSRTPWWLTALRLLAAALVIFAAAGPIWNPQTGAAGSKAPLMIMFDDGWSAASHWDVRLRAADELIANADNDRRAIALVPLSEPNRDITLMPAGAARVALRQLAPKPYSIDRVETLTAIDRFLKATGDCEIAWLSDGVDTGRGEEFVTGLGKTIGDRSLTVFEGGTSAPLALVAAENAAARMTVKVLRTDSGIAVGTVRALDQKASPIGEARYSFGPQDTETDASFDLPVELRNDITRLEISGERSAGAVQLLDKRWRRRAIGIVSGSTSETAQPLLAPTFYLTRALAPFADVRLADKGSPQQGITQFLDQKLPMIILADVGTIAPELRERLNAWINQGGVLVRFAGPRLAQAEDDLVPVKLRKGGRTLGGSLTWEKPQHLANFAADGPFAGVAVPKDVTVNRQVLAEPDAVLATKSWASLEDGTPLVTGEHRGKGVVSLFHVSADMRWSDLPMSGTFVEMLRRVVDMSGYTAKPGAGVASEATTETVAPLHILDGFGAFGPPPATAKPLPADYRDRATPDHPPGFYGPAEGPLAVNTLASADRIAALNTASLRARHATYTNAEPRDLRGWLLSTALALFLIDAIIVALLGGGIAALLRRRAAPAMIVLGLALAGLVSLSPAPARADSAADEFAMKAVSQTRLAYVVTGNADVDSIVKAGMNGLTLFLAQRTALEAGDPVGVDPARDELAFFPLIYWPIVPGAPKPPQDAINKIDAYMKQGGTVLFDTRDAIEAPPGANGAAQTPGMQTLREILSALDVPELEPVPREHVLTKTFYLLRDFPGRFVTGQTWVETLPRDEDEDTAQRPARGGDGVSPIIITSNDLAGAWAVRPDGQAMLPVTGGDTRQREFAYRAGANIVMYTLTGNYKADQVHAPALIERLGQ; via the coding sequence ATGATGGGACTGCCGCTCGCCTTCACCGAACCGCTGCTCCTGATTGGCATGGTCAGCCTGCCGGTGCTGTGGTGGCTGCTGCGCGTGATGCCGCCGCGGCCGCGCCGCATCGAGTTTCCGCCGACCCGCCTGCTGTTCGACATCGCGCCAAGGGAAGAGACGCCCTCGCGGACGCCGTGGTGGCTGACCGCCCTGCGCCTGCTTGCTGCGGCGCTGGTCATCTTCGCCGCCGCCGGCCCGATCTGGAATCCGCAAACGGGCGCCGCGGGCAGCAAGGCGCCGCTGATGATCATGTTCGACGACGGCTGGAGCGCGGCGTCGCACTGGGACGTCAGGCTCAGGGCCGCCGACGAGCTGATCGCCAACGCCGACAATGATCGCCGCGCCATCGCGCTGGTGCCGCTGTCGGAGCCGAACCGCGACATCACCCTGATGCCGGCCGGTGCGGCGCGCGTCGCGCTGCGCCAGCTCGCGCCAAAGCCCTATTCGATCGACCGCGTCGAGACCCTGACCGCGATTGACCGCTTCCTTAAAGCGACCGGCGACTGCGAGATCGCCTGGCTGTCCGACGGCGTCGACACCGGGCGCGGCGAGGAATTCGTGACGGGCCTCGGCAAGACCATCGGCGATCGCAGCCTGACCGTGTTCGAAGGCGGCACCTCCGCGCCGCTGGCGCTGGTCGCGGCCGAGAACGCCGCCGCCAGGATGACGGTGAAGGTGCTGCGCACCGACAGCGGCATTGCCGTCGGCACCGTGCGCGCGCTGGACCAGAAGGCCTCACCGATCGGCGAAGCCCGTTATTCCTTCGGCCCGCAGGACACGGAGACCGACGCTTCGTTCGACCTGCCGGTCGAGCTGCGCAACGACATCACGCGGCTCGAAATCTCAGGCGAGCGCTCCGCCGGCGCGGTGCAACTGCTGGACAAGCGCTGGCGCCGCCGCGCCATCGGCATCGTCTCGGGCTCGACCAGCGAAACCGCGCAGCCGTTGCTGGCGCCGACCTTTTACCTCACCCGCGCGCTGGCGCCGTTCGCCGACGTGCGGCTCGCCGACAAGGGCTCGCCGCAGCAGGGCATCACGCAGTTCCTCGACCAGAAGCTGCCGATGATCATCCTCGCCGATGTCGGCACCATCGCGCCTGAGCTGCGCGAGCGCCTCAATGCCTGGATCAACCAGGGCGGCGTGCTGGTGCGGTTCGCGGGGCCCCGGCTGGCGCAGGCCGAAGACGACCTCGTGCCGGTCAAGCTGCGCAAGGGCGGCCGCACGCTCGGCGGCAGCCTGACCTGGGAGAAGCCGCAGCATCTGGCCAACTTCGCCGCCGACGGTCCGTTTGCCGGCGTTGCGGTCCCCAAGGACGTCACCGTGAACCGCCAGGTGCTGGCCGAGCCCGACGCGGTGCTTGCCACCAAGAGCTGGGCGTCGCTGGAAGACGGCACGCCGCTGGTGACCGGCGAGCATCGCGGCAAGGGCGTGGTCAGCCTGTTCCACGTCAGCGCCGACATGCGCTGGTCGGATCTGCCGATGTCGGGCACCTTCGTCGAGATGCTGCGGCGGGTGGTCGACATGTCCGGCTACACGGCGAAGCCCGGCGCCGGGGTCGCCAGCGAAGCGACCACCGAGACGGTGGCGCCGCTGCATATTCTCGACGGCTTCGGCGCCTTCGGCCCGCCGCCGGCCACCGCAAAGCCGCTGCCCGCGGATTATCGCGACCGCGCCACACCCGATCATCCGCCGGGCTTCTATGGTCCGGCCGAAGGACCGCTCGCCGTGAACACGCTTGCTAGCGCCGACCGTATCGCAGCCCTGAACACCGCGAGCCTGCGCGCCCGGCACGCCACCTACACCAATGCCGAGCCGCGGGACTTGCGCGGCTGGCTGCTGTCGACGGCCCTCGCGCTGTTCCTGATCGACGCCATCATCGTCGCGCTGCTCGGCGGCGGCATTGCCGCACTGCTGCGCCGGCGCGCCGCGCCGGCTATGATCGTGCTCGGGCTCGCGCTTGCAGGCCTCGTCTCGCTGTCGCCGGCGCCCGCGCGCGCGGACAGCGCCGCGGACGAGTTCGCAATGAAAGCGGTGTCGCAGACCCGCCTCGCCTATGTCGTGACCGGCAATGCCGACGTCGATTCCATCGTCAAGGCCGGCATGAACGGGCTGACGCTGTTCCTGGCGCAGCGCACGGCGCTCGAGGCCGGCGATCCCGTCGGCGTCGATCCCGCGCGCGACGAGCTCGCCTTCTTCCCGCTGATCTACTGGCCGATCGTGCCCGGCGCGCCGAAGCCGCCGCAGGATGCCATCAACAAGATCGACGCCTACATGAAGCAGGGCGGCACCGTGCTGTTCGACACCCGCGACGCGATCGAGGCACCGCCCGGCGCGAACGGCGCGGCGCAGACCCCGGGCATGCAGACGCTGCGCGAAATCCTGTCCGCTCTCGACGTGCCCGAGCTGGAGCCGGTGCCGCGCGAGCACGTGCTGACCAAGACCTTCTACCTCTTGCGCGACTTCCCCGGCCGCTTCGTCACCGGCCAGACCTGGGTCGAGACCCTGCCGCGCGACGAAGACGAGGACACCGCACAGCGGCCGGCGCGCGGCGGCGACGGCGTCTCGCCGATCATCATCACCTCGAACGACCTTGCCGGCGCCTGGGCGGTGCGGCCCGACGGCCAGGCCATGCTGCCGGTGACCGGCGGCGACACCCGCCAGCGCGAATTCGCCTACCGCGCCGGCGCCAACATCGTGATGTACACGCTGACCGGCAACTACAAGGCCGACCAGGTGCACGCACCGGCGTTGATTGAACGGCTGGGGCAATAG
- a CDS encoding DUF6111 family protein: MIRPVLTEIGIFLIPFVVYALFLAATRSGLFARSSWPVTVVARLALVAMVLVIAGMVGMAHYGAGPDSTYVPAHVENGKFVPGSQK, from the coding sequence ATGATCCGGCCGGTTCTGACCGAGATCGGAATTTTCCTCATCCCCTTTGTCGTCTATGCGCTGTTCCTGGCCGCCACCCGGTCCGGCCTGTTCGCGCGATCGTCCTGGCCGGTCACCGTCGTCGCGCGCCTCGCTTTGGTCGCGATGGTGCTGGTGATCGCGGGGATGGTCGGCATGGCGCATTACGGCGCCGGGCCGGACTCGACCTACGTTCCCGCGCATGTCGAGAACGGCAAATTCGTGCCGGGCTCGCAAAAATAA